The Bacteroidota bacterium genomic interval TTGATATTCTTTAGTGAGTCAGGAGAATTTATGAAAGTTTTGGAAGAGGGGGGAATGAAAGAAGCAAAAACATATTCCTACAGATTAAAGATGAAAAACCTTTCTCGTGGAAATTACTGTTATATTCTTGAAGTTGACGGTGAATTTTATACAAGATATTTTACAGTACGTTAAAATGAGGCTTCTAATAATTTGTTTCTCATAAAAATAAATTATTAGAAGTTTTTTTTGAAATAAAAGAACTTAGTTCTTATCATCTTTAAAAATTGAACTAAAGTCATAACCAGCTTGCTGAAATTTTTCTTTATTTTTTTTAAAAAACAGTCTAATCAATTCATTAGAAACCGCATAGGTAATTCCATAGTTTATTTCGCTATCTTTATGAACACAAAATTCACCTTGATAGGGTATATTAGGATTTGAATATTCGTATCCGCTTTGAAAAGGTCGTAAAATATATTTGGTATCAATAGAAACAGACTTAGCAATACCAACAAATTCAAAGTTAGGAACACCATCTCGAATTGCAAGTATCATCCCACCACTAATACCTTCATTAAATAATGCATCAATAAGAAATGAGCCTGAGTTGTCTCTGTTCGGGCTACTTACAATTCCTCTGGTTATCATTTTTCTTCCCTTAGGATAGCCAATGATATAAACAAAACTGCCCCATTCAAGATCTTTCGAATTACCAAATTTGTAATTAAAAACTTTTGGTGGATGAACAGTACTTTCAATATCTATTTTGCATCCAAGTACTGCAATATCATTTTTTTCATCAATTGCTAGAATAGAAAGTTCACCACTTCCCGGAATATCAACACCATACTGCTTTTGACCTGTTTTTATAGAAAGACTGAAAATATATTTTTTCGCACCGGAATATAGCGGGGCATAGTATGTAATTATGGTATCGGGAAATGAAGATATATGTGAACAAGTTAAAAGTGCAACATGATTCATGCTAGCTGAAATAATGGTAGCTGTACCACTTTTTGATTTTATGCTTATTTCCTTTTTTATTGAGTTTGCCTCAATAACTTCTTTTGACAAATCATTAATACTTATCTTTTTCTCTTTTAAAAAAACATAAGAAGTATATTCGGCAGTGCAAATTATCTTTTTTACTGATTTAATTATATCTTGCAATTGAGTCGAACAGTTTCTGTAAGGAAATTCACTATCATATTTACCATCTGATAAGGTTGGATATATTTTATTATATGTTTTATTTGAGCAATTGTTTGATAATAGAAACAAAAATACAATTAGCAATATCATTCCAAATAAAGATTTACCATTTTTCATCTGTTTAATTTTTTCTCAAAAATAAGAAAAAAAATCATTATTTTGTTATTTGAAAAAAATGTTTTAATTTAGTTGTTTATTTAAGTTAATTAAAATACGAAATATCATGTTAAAAGATCGATTTACAAACTGGTGGATGCCAGCAATTATTGGAATTATTGCTATCATTTTAGGAATAACTATTTTAGGAAATCCTGATATTACCCTTCTTTTTATTATAAAATATTTAGGATTATCACTTGGAATAACAGGAATAATTGTTGTTGCATCAAATTACTCAAAAAGAGACTCAAACAATGGAACATTTTGGATATGGGAAGGTATTCTTAATATAATTATTGGTATATTTATATTTATTTTTCCAAAATTTTTTGTGAGTGTTTTTACTGCTATTATAGGTATAGG includes:
- a CDS encoding serine protease translates to MKNGKSLFGMILLIVFLFLLSNNCSNKTYNKIYPTLSDGKYDSEFPYRNCSTQLQDIIKSVKKIICTAEYTSYVFLKEKKISINDLSKEVIEANSIKKEISIKSKSGTATIISASMNHVALLTCSHISSFPDTIITYYAPLYSGAKKYIFSLSIKTGQKQYGVDIPGSGELSILAIDEKNDIAVLGCKIDIESTVHPPKVFNYKFGNSKDLEWGSFVYIIGYPKGRKMITRGIVSSPNRDNSGSFLIDALFNEGISGGMILAIRDGVPNFEFVGIAKSVSIDTKYILRPFQSGYEYSNPNIPYQGEFCVHKDSEINYGITYAVSNELIRLFFKKNKEKFQQAGYDFSSIFKDDKN
- a CDS encoding DUF308 domain-containing protein, whose amino-acid sequence is MLKDRFTNWWMPAIIGIIAIILGITILGNPDITLLFIIKYLGLSLGITGIIVVASNYSKRDSNNGTFWIWEGILNIIIGIFIFIFPKFFVSVFTAIIGIGIIIVGLLFLFYYFSTKKHLANKWIYLISSILFTILGIIVLFNPFEAAQTISIIIGLVLIAIGGLTLFISYGIKSVDKSIDEEL